From Aquarana catesbeiana isolate 2022-GZ linkage group LG05, ASM4218655v1, whole genome shotgun sequence:
gttcaggcggcgctgtgattggccaagcatgcgggtcatagtgcatgcttggccaatcatcagcaagcaatgcactgccatgccgcagtgaattatgggccgtgacgcgccacacgaatttggcgcaaacggcccatatcgttcgcaattcggtgaacgggcgaacagccgatgttcgagtcgaacatgggttcgactcgaacacgaagctcatccctaatgctgagtaaCTGCGcctcttagctatttaagaaatgtcagacagcgGAGCAAGCACAAGGCGGGAGCCTTTGGTGAgactggttgtttttttttctttgcgttGTGTTATTCATatcggggggggggtgggatctgggggccccttgctTTCGCTACATTCACAGCATGGTTTGTTTGTGTTATTTACCAGATCTTTAGCGTTAAATAcctcactttttttagtttttaattttttattaccgcatgcgataatttatgcaaatgagtcatgtGACCATGTCATCACATGCGGGAACCATTAGTGAATTAACCCCAAAATATTTTGAGTGGTATATTTATCAGACCAAAAAGGACCAAATAAGAGAGTTTAATGTTTATGTACACTTTCATTTTTGAAAAAGTTCTGTGTTCGTTAGTTTaactgttgtattttttttgtacagAAACACCAGGAAAAGAATTAGATCTTCTTATTGACTGGTCTGATGTGTTCCATGACCATGTGCAAACTACAACAAAGCGTGCCAACCCTTTTTGGAATGGACTTTCTGAATCCAACCCTTTCTTGGATGATGTAGTTCAAGCTAATACATTTTCAAAAACGAATGTGTCTATCCTTAAAGAGGACCCACTAATGCTGTTTAGACattcaaaaaaaagaaattcaataTCAAGTTCTGGGGATGAACTTGATAtagataaattcctggaaaattcACCAGCAAGCAGACCTGCTAGATCTAAAAGTGTCTCCTATTTGGATGTCATAGATGTTAATGAATTCAGTGCACCAAAAATTGATGACCAGATTCTGGCTCCAGACTTGGAATGGCTGCAAAATGATCGGGAAGCCTATAAGATGGCCTGGTTGAGTCATAGGCAGCTGACAAGATCATGTCTTGATTTGGACATTATAAGCCAGAGCCCAGGATGGGCACAAACACAAGCTACAGACACACATATAGTCTGCAAAGTAGATCACCAAGGTGGTTCTGTGACACTTCCTAGCTCTGACATTACCATTCATGTCCCTGAAGGTCATGTAGGTCCTGGTGAGTTTCAAGACATCTCCCTAAAAGCTTTTCTTGATCCACCAGAATCTCTCAACAGTAACCTGTCAACTACTGTTAGTCCTTTTCTGGAAATAACATTAAGCAACATCAATACAGTTGAAGCTCTCTTATTGGAAATGAAAATTGCAGCTGAGGTAAAGAACGATCCGTACAGCCAGGTCATGACAGAGATTGCAACCTTTTATAGCTACAACAAAGATGGCCCATTTGAAAAAATGCCAAATGGCTACATTTATAATAATATGTTACAAATCAAGTTACCTATCCTGAATCATGTTACATACATAGCAACTGCAGCTGCAGTCAAATCTTCTCAGAGCCCAGCTAGATCTGTATTTAATTACATCCATAAAAGTGTAACAGTGGCAGTGTATGGGCCCAAACATATCCATCCAGCCTTCACTACGGTCTTAGCAGTTTTTGGACACAACTATACTCCAGACAAACTTAAAGTCGATGACATTAAAAGACAGGGAAAAAATATGCCACCTCTAGTTTTCCAGCTCTGGGGAAAACATCAGTTTTGTCTTGACCCTGTGCAAGATATTTTTGTTAATCTTGATACAAGTGGCTCAAATTTTTCAGTTAAAGCAGTAGATAATAATAACGAAATCAAAGAACCACAGTTAAAGAGCGGCAAAACAGTTCGGActcagtttcccttttcattggaagGAGCTCAAGaagtttgcccatttgttttttcAATTCAGATCCAGGATTCTAAAAGGTCATTGGTTATATCAGAATTCACAGTTGACACTCCAAATCCTGCACCCAAAATATACGTCACACCAAAAAATCAGACTCGTTTACAAAAACGAAAGGAAATAATGTCTACACCTGTTCTGCCAGCTATCCATACTATCAAATATCCAAAGTTCCAAGATAGAACATTAAAGATCAACAACTTTGCAGTGACTTTAAAGACTGTTTTGCGTCAGCAAAAGATTGATTACTTCTTGGAATATTTTAAAGGAGACACAATTGCACTTCTTGGTGAAGATAAAGTTAAGGCCATTGGTCAGACCAAAATTAAAGAGTGGTACGTTGGAGTTTTAAGGGGGAAAGTAGGTCTTGTTcattgcaaaaatgtaaaaattatttccAAAGAGCAAGTTATTGACTTTTCAGATGTTAATTTTTCAACCAAGTTGCTTTTGGAACAGATAGCACTGCCGTTTAAAAAATTAACATACATCTACTCATCAGTTCTGTCAAATGTGTCAGAAAAAGTGTATGACTGGAGATACTTAGCTGATGCCCTTGGATACTCCCATTTGTCACTAGATGACATTGCGCACACTCTTCCTTCAAAAGAGACGGATAGAGTTGCTGCTGTGgtaaaaaagctcaaagaagatTGTCATGCTGACTCTAAAAAGAGAAAATTTCATTATGAACTTATTATGGTAAGTCTTCATGTCTTACAAAGTTAGGTAACATTAGTGGCTAGTGATTAGGTTTTCCCAATTAGTTGGATATTTTCAATCTTCCCGGCTTATGTATTAAATTAGTAAATATGCCCTTTGGACCTCATACAATTCATTTGGAGAACGTGCACTCTTGCACATGTTGAACTTTGGCTAACAAAAAAACAGGATCCATTTAGGATCCCTCTTTTACTGAGTAACAAATGGCTaaaaaaatattgtctaaatacatgaGATGTGTATTTTTACTTGAATTCTGGCATACTTTCTGGAAGTCTTGATCTGTGCAGTAACCCAGCATAAAACAAGCCCAGCACTTTCCTCTATGCAGGAAATTCCAGTAATACAGACTGTCTTGTAAGGTGACTGGTCTTGCATTCTCCCCCGTGTAGTTTTCTGCAAGCAGACTGTAGTGGGAGGAATATGAAAATTAGATAAAAAACTATTTCTTTAGTTTTTCTTTGAAATAAAGCAAGTCAAAATCAAGGAAAGGTCCCAGAAAAGCTGTCAGCATCGCCGGTATATTACTAGAAACCAGAGCTTTGGACAGAGTTGTCGGGGAAGAGAGGACATCAGTAAAGGGGATTTAATTGTAACATTACTTTCCACCTAACCCCAGTCTATTTCAGATCTCAGATCCTCAGTGTAAATTCTAATCCTTCCAACCCCTTTCCACCAGCACAACAAGGTTGTGTAGGAGTCTATAACAAATACAAAAGTAATGAATATGTTTATCTTCACATGCAtacagacattttattttttaaatgccttAACAACCCCCTTAATATGTCCTCTTCCACCCCAGGCCCCATAGTAGCCACTGGGCTACTATGACTATTGGCCACTGGGGATGGTAGCTGTTTACTCCCTGACTGTTGGTTGCAGCTAAGCTATTTACTGAACTGCTGTCAACTCAGTAAGTTATGTACAGCATCATCCCAGACCTATTTATATGACAGCTGCTCTAGCCTTTACACATACAGTTTGCATAGGGGAGAGGTGCAGGAAAACAATACAATCCCTAACTTCTACAGTTGATGGATTTTCAAAAGCTATCCACTAGTAACATGCACTTGGGTATATAGCTACTGAGAAATATGCTTGTTATTTTATTGGGAGTTAGAAAATCAAAGCAAGAATATGACACTGTCCCCACTCTTTTAGTTTTCTGCCTGATTTTCTATATCACCCAAAAAAGATAAATAGCTTTTATTTACTAGACATGTTAGTGATACACAGCTCTGAAATCTTGTAATCCTCTTAATCATGGCTCTATTTACTTTCTGCTGACGTTATATTTACTTTCACATTCTGTATGTAGGGTCTGTTGAAGATGGACTGTCAAGCATTAGTAGCTCATCTTACACAAGACACAGTGATTCTGACTGCCGCTGTGCAGCTAGGCGTACGTTGGAGGGAGCTGGCGGAGAAGCTAGCCAGACTAACAAAGCAACAGATTGAAGCCTATGAAATCCCTCATCAAGGAAAGAGCGGAGAAGTCAGTTTACAGGTACACAAAGGAAATCacatgctgttttatatttttacTATGCAGGTAATTAGAGGGTATGTTTGCATTTTTACATACATAAATAGAAGAGATTGGGTGACCTGAAAGTTATGGTTGCTGTTTCTAACGAGagttgatttatttttttcatgatAACATAGTTCATTCCCATCCCGTAGCTCCTTGAAATGACCATGACCCAAAACTCCAGGAAGCTGTAAAGCAATGTACAGGGCTCAAACTGATACTCACAGTAGGGCTATAGAGAGCAAAGGCCCCTTGCTGCTGACCTGCCTATGAGCATATAGTACATTTCCACTTTTCATGGAAATTCCCCTATTTAAGACAGGAACATGAGGGTGTGTTAGGAAGCACAGGGGCAAGGTATAGCAATATATTCCACATACCAACTAAATCCTATTGGGGAATTATCCAGCAAACATTGCAGCTGCACTAAAGTTGGATGATACAGCATCTGCATTAAAGGGCACAGTAAGTCCAGCCAAAACTCTTATTTTTATCTTGTATATAGTGGGGTAGGACTAGCACCCCTTGGATTTTTACTGCTATTTAGGGCATCTTTAGAGAGCTTTTCCCACAGTTGCTGTCATGGTGACAACATGTTTCAGTGAGGGAAATCTGCACCAGGGACACAGGGATGACGGTTCTAGTCTTCACCTACTCTACACTTTCTTTCTGGTAAAACCGATATCACCAGGagcacccattcacacctgagcattttatggcacagttcTGTAAAGCCAGCAATACATAGTTTGAGGCTGGATTCAAATTTATGCAAATCGGATgcagatttctccgcatccaaatcgcatgacaggagagtgtgatcggctctcaatggagccagttcacacacctccggggcgGCCGCGGACCGCATTTGGagagggtcctgtgcgtctttggctctgaataaggtgtgaattcaggcagaaattcggacctgattcgcacctgaaatggtgaacagggatgcaccagaccccctgtTGTGGGCTGCGGCCACAGCATGTGTAAACCAGGCTCAAATCTTGACCGGTTTAGCAGGGACAGGCTGACGTTCGagctatgtatgggcaggctgattgtatccaagttgatccatAGATCCAtagatcaacttggatacaactagCTTGTCAGATTTCTAGCTATAGCCACTAGAAATAATTAAAAGGCTCCCCGTGCCTTCCCCGCTCCATTGTGGGAAAAATTGCAGTGGGCTCAGAGAGAGAGAAACTATGATGATCTCATGAAAATAACCAAAAACTTTCTCATTTGTTCTTAACTTTTCGCTGCCAGTGAGCAGGGCTGTACCTACAATGAGACAATGACAACAATAAATTCTTACACAAGGCAGCTTGATATAACCAATGGTTCAATCTTTCTGCGCTTAAACACTTAGTAACTGCATCTCTTATTACCAATATGTGCAGCACAAAGCTCTTGTTAAGTGAAGTAGAACTGAGCAACATGTTCCTAGTTTTATAACAGTATCATGGTTTACTATTAAAGGAAACTTGCCATGCAAGGGGCAACTACTAGAAGCTTGGCTGCCATGCTGACACTGTGTGAGTCACTGATCCCATACAAATATAACATATTGAACTGCCTCTGACTTTTCTAATTTGtttacttgtttcaggtcagtgacttaagcctagtacacactatcagttttttcattcaacccagtgggctgaacgaaaaaaactgaagagctcgggaggagatcATGTACTAACAATCTGTTGTTAGTACAACAATCATCCCCActttgctattgtgttctgaccggAAAActgccccccactccccctcaccccaccagaacacaccaatCAGCTTTTACAGCCATTGGCTGAGATTGCTGATCAGATGCCGATCAGCAGACCCTTTTCGATCATGCCCCTTCAACTGAAGCCAGATGTTCGGTCATCTGccgtacacatgggtcgaatgccGGCCGTTTTCTATTGACCCAGCCAATATCCCATGATACttagcccatgtgtatggggcttaagatagTATTAAAGCCAGTGAGCCATCATAGGAGCAAggaaaccagattttttttttacatgggggtcagcaatgacagctcttGCATTTTTTCATGACAGGTTTACTCTACGTTGGACTTTAATTTTGAtatatatttgcagatgatgtggAAGCCTGCTTTTGACTTTCTCTATACCTGGGCAGCTCACTATGGAGAGAGCTACAGGGACGTTCTACAAGACCTGCATTGTGCATTGGACAAGATGAAATATCCCATCACCAGGCAGTGGAGGGAGCTGACAGGAGCTCTCATCTTTGTGAACTGTTTGGAGATATTCCGAATGACTTCATTTACCAAGTTAGAAGATGAATTGTGAATGCAGACAATTTAATGTTTATTTATCCTGAAAGACAAATGGACATTTTGGatttatatgtacatttattttcatGTACATGTGCAGTGAGACTGGCCATTTGTGCAGTTACTTAGGTTTTTCTATATGCGTTCTGGCTAATTTGATTTTGCTGTATAATATCAGTGTCATTAGCAACATTCCAGCAGGCAGGTGCCATAGCAACTCAAACAGTGTTCTAAAATTACAGAGCGACTAGTGCGGCAACATACCTTGCCTTTTGTATATAAATGCCAAGTACACAATGTTTTTAGTGTCCTTTTGTCtagttatatatttatttttagtttctAGAGAAAAGTGTTTTTAATCATGTTTAACTTTTTATATGCTCTGTGTCAGTATGTATAATGTATTACAAAAGTAAAAAAGTTGCAACATACCTGAATGATACTGTGATGTTACCATATGCATTCTTTTTTATGTTTAGCATTTACACTGTGATAATCCCTTGTAAATGAGTTGTTCTATTTATGATGCCAGTTATTGTTACAGAACTATGAGATTACTTGTGTACTTAACATTGCAGTCCAGCTAGTAAAGCCTCAGTGACTTTAAATTTCATCAAACGTTCTGTGTCAGTaatagtacatatttttttttatctgaaaataAGTATCAATACAGAAAGAAAGTAAATTGTAAAGTAGAGTTGGATTTGATATTGCTTATCAAGCTGCATTGCATTTCAATGTCACTCAGCTCTGACTTTAACACCAAGGCAGCACTGTGTTGACATTTAGGTTGTGTTTGGACAATTTTTGTAGACAATAGACATTTATcatttactgtatgtgtgtttcTCCAGTTGTTTATGCAGTTATTGTACCATTGATCCTGTTATCTGCAGCGTGATCCAGATGAGCATTGGTCCTGATTGGCCAAATTTATCAAACTTGATTATTttttagggatgagctcaggtttAGGTCGGCCATGAGTTCAACCTGAACCCAGGCTGATCTAAATGGCCAGATTTGGCTAGTTCACCCACCAGTCGGAATGATCCTCTGGCTGCTGCAGCTGGAAGTCATTAATTTAGTGCTAGCATCATTACTTCCACTAAATGGCAGCTTTTTGTCTACCAGATAAGCCAACACAGATCCTGTGAATGTCTTTGATCATATATGGTAATTTTGTGGGAGacgccacaccttttttttttttttttcctgttcatcCTTAAAATCCAAACTACACCCTAAGTCACTAGATACGGGTCTGTTGAaggtcctgccagtaacacacttcctgtcctagggtaacaatgcTCATTTATCATGTTGTACCTATGGAGGAGAATCATTGtttccctaggacaggaagtgcgtTAGGACAACAGAACACTTCCTGATTCCTTTTACATATGGGGCATGAGTATACCTAGTGCATTtgacaataaatatttttttccttttaaatgtcattttttaggAGTAAATAGTACTGGTGTGTGACTTCACATGCAggtttaaggtataactaaaggcacaactttttttttttcgttttgggcagagtggagaaggattagaacacctgtcactttttattgctgtctgtgtccccgttagggagattcatcctctctatttgtcctctttaccattagcattgaaagtgaaagtagaagaaaatgccaaattttgagttgtccccagaaaagaaataaaggggaaatattccaatggggacacaagttctgatGGCCTGGGGCTCCTTAAGAGTTTCCTTAGTTTCCAGGtatttcttttcactttctgtggggttataacccttccttacgctatcaaaaatgaaaaaaaagttttgcctgtagttctactttaattcatgctccaagcatgttatttaaaggtattgtaTATTGTTAATGTTGCCCACATTAAATACTCCCTATAAGAGCCCTCTATTGATAAAATCTGTGGCTTGAGTTTCCAGGTCTGCATTACCACTGCGAGGGGCTCCCAGCGATTGTTTGATTTTTATGTTCAATTTTTGTTACATAGCGCGCATAGGGGTTTCTTTTTAGGGAGCAAGAGTGTTGCTGATTGGATAGCAGTAGCTATGACTATGCAGGGGCTTGTCAGACCGCTGGAGTTAGACCATTGCTCTCACACATCTTATAGATCTCTTCAATTTGTTATGAGTTCACATTTGCAGATACTCCTTATTTAACAACTTACCCGTTTAACCACTACTCAGACTTACGAACCGGCTCTCCCCACTCTAATGTTGCGTATATACAtgattgtattgtacagtacagtacagaattgtCGTTTTTGTTCTGtgcttatgcaaattaaaacaacattattgagctggagttttgtgtttaaacCTTTttatcacaatacagtacagtacagtagttaagaatgcttagaATATTAATTACTTGTGAatcctcgtttaacaaccaattcgtttaacgacctggtcgttggaactGAACCCGGTTGCTAAGTGAGGAGTATCTGTATTATGTCCAAAGTATAGCTGTATTCTAAAATGCTAAAAACAATTCACATAATTCTttaggctgttttttattttttattttaagagtGTTAATATAGCACAAGAGTTCCAAATGTTACCTAAATATAGAACACAGTGGCATTGACTCCAAAGTTTCAGTAAGCAGATGAAGAAGTTAATGGACATGACTTATTGCTGTAAAATTGAATCCTCTTGTGGCTACAGCATTCAGGTACTGTCTCTGCAAGCCGTTCAAGAAATTGTATATTGAAAGTAAATAGAAGTCTATTTTTCTTGGGATAGAATCTGAACGGATTGTAAATAAGGATTTCTATCTGTGTTATTCAGCCCAAAGAAGAATTGTGTGTTTAATGTAATACAAAGCCATATATTGGAGCTCCAGATTAAATCAAACTGACCATGTGTACAGTATTCATTATGTGATACCCACAAGTTTAAATTGTTTTAAGGTGAACAGTTATGACGTACAATTATATGCAAATATTTGATATGTTAGTGCAAAAGAGCTTTAGAAACAAAATGCCCCattatgccaaaatgtattatattgcttaTACCATTTAATCAAATTCTTATTTTCATTCCTCCAATGCAGGTTGTAATAGTGACAGAATAATACCTGGTTGCTATGAGCAGCACAAAGTGGCCTTCTTACAGACAGTTATAAGTAAGGCTGTGTGATGGTACAGAACCAAAAACATACGTAGACCCAAgaacaaatattttatatattgcagtttgtcagtccttagatgtggtggctgcattagatttctttttcaggcttttccccttttattttcatctgatgatcctgccagtagcacactTTATGTCCTTGGGTGACAACACTACCTCACCATGCTGTACCCATAGAGGAATAGCATTGTTACCTTATTACcttaggacaagaagtgtgttaggaCCAAACAAAACCTTCCTCTCTCCTTATCCCTATTACAGTAGTGGCGCACCTAGTATATTTGATATCCtgatatatatcatatatcatatgtAAGTCATgacagcaaaataaaataaaatgtaaagtggttataaagcctggacatttttaccttaatgtattaatGCATTCCCTGGTTCAAGTTACAAAAATGCCCCTGTGTTTGTATTGCCCCCtcacccaggcccggatttactccctccccccccccccacacacacacaccacacaccaccattctcgtcctttatcaatgactgctacaatagatcaattaaaaacatatctccatacacgagaacactgaaaataactggctttaattgtacagactgaaaatactctgtaatgcagaaaatgccttttaaagattatagcagtaaggaactccctacaattttttagttctaacttttcttttggcaaactcatcgataatattttcgtaggacaaagtatttaaaagttctgactcaatggcaagtaaaactaaactgttcagtctttcttgacccaaagatgatcgtaaatagttctttatgcaaatacatttatttttatgcaccacagctcagttgcagtgcatagaaacagtatgcattttgcaccacactgctcagcatgcAGTGGCGATGTTGCAGTGTAAAcagaacacatagaaaacaattgttttctattgcccttgcagagacctgtgttttgctagtgcagaaatcacagacccccttttacatcagtgtcttcagtcccccccattcacatcacatcacagacccccttttacatgtgtcctcagtcccccctttacatcacatacctcCTTTTACATCATgaccccctttcacatcagtgtctttagccccccttacgtcacatccccctgcctcatcacaaacccccatcacagaccccccattacagactgacccatcacagactgacccccccatcacagactgacccatcacagaccctcccatcacagactaacccccCAAATTACAGagccctcattacagactgaccccgcatcacagacccccattacagactgacctgacccatagcagaccccccccatcatagactgaccccccatcacagactcaccccccatcacaaactggtcctgacccatcacagactccccatcacagatccccatcacagactgaccccccaaatcacagactgaccccccaaatcacagactgaccccccaaatcacagaccgacacccacatcacagtcctctctcaatatcaaactcctttacagcacagcactcccccctccccaaagaaccctaccttattcacacaagacatggagcctggccgctctggacaacgggcgggacttttcacattaaaagtgagtgatttattgctgggaccactccgctgcctagcaaccaatcacccacttcttaacttctttagtcctgccctttgtctagaGCAGCCACGCTTCATGTGTagtgtgaataagacaggcagtgtaaggaggggcagtgcagtgatattagagaaggcatggacctgccgcacctgccatgctgctatgttagtgcgggggggggcggccgcgaaagccgagaagtcgccgcaggagcggcgctgcccctgcaccactgccgccccaaggcctggcctcggtggccttgtgcgAAATCCGGCCCTGCCCTCACCCCTATTTATACTTCTCTATCTCAAcccagcactgtgcctgtctgcagcggctctctcctctctctctgctcacagaggcagcagcaggagccattggctcctgctagtGTCAATAAAATCCTGCTAGCAGGGAGCAGGAGGTGGGGCTGAGTCATAATTTGTGTGTTAATAAATGGAAAAGGCCTGGCTCGGGATTGAGCCCActtgtctgcccccatagcaagaggtttGCTATGAGGGCAGACACAGAAGAAGAGGAGCAGACAGAGCCAGAGGTTGATCCCCAAAAAAGAAGTTCAGGGATGGgaccctctgtgcaaaaccattgcaaagagcaggttggtataacacatttgttatttaaatttttttaaaattatctttacaaatgctttaagggTGTAATAGCTGTGCCGTGCCTCCAACATGGAGATGAGAGTGGCCTGGTTTGACAGTGATAGGTCTGCAGGGGATTATAGTAATATGGTGCTCCTAACAGCAATGACTTGACAATATATAGGAACAATATGGCAATCTTGGAATGACATGGGCTACAAATGAGCATTCTTATACAATACATGGGTGACAAATGGGCAATTGTTATAGTTTATGGGCAAAAAAACaggcaattgtaaaaaaaaataataataatgtgggcaGCAACAGGGTAATTGTGACAATATGTGGGCAGCGACCAGGCAACTGTCACAACAATACATGGGCAAGAATAGAGAAATAGTGACAATACGTAGGCACAATCAGGCAATTCATACAATAATAAACTGCAAATGACGGGAGCTAGATACAGGGCAAGCaaaaaagggtgtgtgtgtgtgtgtgtgtgcaggcatgtttatatatacatatacctacATACACTCATACATGTTTTCCATGCCCTGGAATTACATGTCCCAGTGTAATCCGTAGTATCTACTGTACTTTAGAACTTTATCAGATTGAACCCACTACAGGTAACACTGTCCCCCAAACAGTAAATTGGCAAGCTATCTTCCATCTTTATTCAGACCTCTTTCAGAGTGGCACCAAGAAGTTTGCACGCCTGCTGTGAGCACTCCACTTCAGTCAAGAGCAGCACTTTGCAGAAGGAAATCTGTCATTACTGACCTCCTCTGTATGCTCTGCCTTAGACAAGTCAGCATTCACTGGGAACATGCCATAATACTCAATTGCTGACCCAGTTCACCCCTAAATTTTTACAACACCCTGCAGCTGGATTTACCTGGGGGGCTCAGAGCAGCCATCACTCTGCCCTAGGTGCTCCAATTTATAAGGGGGAGGCGTTCTGTAGTTCACAGACAgagctgggaacaatgctaactaaTAACAGTCAGCACAAGCAGAGAGCACAGGAAATGATCAACTAACAAGATTTGTGGCATGATCAACAGGTATGTTATTGtgcttattgaacagatataacataaCACTTCCAATGGTGTATTTAACAGACGAAAAGGgagaaaataagagaagttcaaTGTTAGGGTTTACTGAGCATACACTTTAAAAAGGAGCCTGCAGCTGGTCATACTGAGTGATGCTCTGTCAAATATAACTCTATTACCAGAGAGACACATGCTGTAAATCTCAGCGGCAAGAAGCTGTGGATTCCTATGGGTAGAACTGACAGATGAGTGTGGATAGCTGGTCGCCGACAGCCTGTTTTTGCATCATATGGGCTTAGCAGCTATTTGTGACTGTTCGCACAGCCAGCCAATACCTATGGTGATCATGActtgacacagtggggttgatttactaaaactagagtgtgcaaaatctggtgcagctgtacatggtagccaatcagcttctaacttcagcttgttcaattaaggtttggcaAAAATTTGgaaaactgattggtttctgtgcacagctgcaacagattttgcactccagttttagtaaatcaactctaccGTGTGTGCATCCAGCCATGATCAGCACAGGTTATTGCTGCCTGTGCAAACAAT
This genomic window contains:
- the MACC1 gene encoding metastasis-associated in colon cancer protein 1, producing the protein MMSRRLHSFRSGGISRSKSEGTLIDFDGQNVSTSKPETPGKELDLLIDWSDVFHDHVQTTTKRANPFWNGLSESNPFLDDVVQANTFSKTNVSILKEDPLMLFRHSKKRNSISSSGDELDIDKFLENSPASRPARSKSVSYLDVIDVNEFSAPKIDDQILAPDLEWLQNDREAYKMAWLSHRQLTRSCLDLDIISQSPGWAQTQATDTHIVCKVDHQGGSVTLPSSDITIHVPEGHVGPGEFQDISLKAFLDPPESLNSNLSTTVSPFLEITLSNINTVEALLLEMKIAAEVKNDPYSQVMTEIATFYSYNKDGPFEKMPNGYIYNNMLQIKLPILNHVTYIATAAAVKSSQSPARSVFNYIHKSVTVAVYGPKHIHPAFTTVLAVFGHNYTPDKLKVDDIKRQGKNMPPLVFQLWGKHQFCLDPVQDIFVNLDTSGSNFSVKAVDNNNEIKEPQLKSGKTVRTQFPFSLEGAQEVCPFVFSIQIQDSKRSLVISEFTVDTPNPAPKIYVTPKNQTRLQKRKEIMSTPVLPAIHTIKYPKFQDRTLKINNFAVTLKTVLRQQKIDYFLEYFKGDTIALLGEDKVKAIGQTKIKEWYVGVLRGKVGLVHCKNVKIISKEQVIDFSDVNFSTKLLLEQIALPFKKLTYIYSSVLSNVSEKVYDWRYLADALGYSHLSLDDIAHTLPSKETDRVAAVVKKLKEDCHADSKKRKFHYELIMGLLKMDCQALVAHLTQDTVILTAAVQLGVRWRELAEKLARLTKQQIEAYEIPHQGKSGEVSLQMMWKPAFDFLYTWAAHYGESYRDVLQDLHCALDKMKYPITRQWRELTGALIFVNCLEIFRMTSFTKLEDEL